aaatactctcttaaccattaagcaccATGTAATATCCCTTTTTCATTATATCAAGAACACTTATTAAACAACTATAATGTTTTTTTTAATTTATGCGAAAGGGTTAataatgtaattataattattcacactattcattcaaaatgattatcaaacaggttATTGTCATTTAGAACCAACTTCTTTAAGTACCTTTAAATCTTTCATATTATGAATCATTCCACACTTAATCATTTAGCTTTATCAAAAGGAACCATAACTTTTTTGCCATAGCGAGTCATCTAACTTATTGTATCATTGCACTAAAGAAGATAAAATGTTTACGTATTGTCTTCTAGGGTTTAGGTTAAGTGTATGATCATTTCAAGTATATTAACCTTGGCCTTTATATCTCAAGTTTTTGTTATTAAAATCTGATCAGGTAGCATTCAAATCTCAGCCTTGTAAATTGGGGATTAGTCAAGCTATGTAACTTTTATGCTTCTTTGGTGGTCTAACAGATGTGAaatatgtaaaacttgtttttattttTAAGAACAGATTACATCCAGATAATTTTAAATCGGAAATTATATCTGGTTTTCAAATGTCACCGAAAATTCTAAATGAAGAAAATGGATGTATGCTTTATAGAAGAGAAAACGTATTTTTGTAACTGTCGTGGGCCCATCTACTAAATTTTATGCATTACGGATTTCAGGTTGTTCATCACACACTTTCGGCAATTGCAGTAGGATATTCAATGTTTACAGGGGAAGGACAGCTGTACACATTCATGGTCCTTATATCTGAATTAACTACTCCAGAAATTAATCTGAGATGGTATGTTTTCGGCAACTAATGCTTTTAATTTGCTTCTATTTTCTGAGATTAATCGATTTATTTAATGATTTAGGTACCTAGATACAGCTGGGTTAAAGAAGTCGAATGCATATTTGATCAATGGAGTTGTGATATTTTTTGCTTGGATGGTGAGTTATACTTGTAAATTTCGAATTTTTTGGATGTCCTACATGGAAAATTTAAAACATATCTAAATAATATTCATTGCAATTAGTTCTTGAACTTATCTATTTGATGCAGGTGGCGAGAATTTTGCTGTTTGCGTATATGTTTTACCATGTGTATTTGCACTATCACATGGTATGCTTCTAACTTCACCCTATATTGTTACCATCCTTTCTGTCATGATACCGATATTTGAAAATAATGTAACGAATATGGTGCTGATCTATATGTTCGACAGGGTTTTCGGATTAAACCGTTTAAAGAAAGGGTTTGAGGCTTTAATAAtgtcaaataataataaatattattaaagttttattatatttttttcttttagcCATTGAAAACAGATTATTTTGGTCTGAAAAGAGTACGGATCATGACGAAATTTGATAACTTAAGGATCAAGTGCAAGCAAAATCTGTAGGACCCTTGTTTTTTGTAGTTAAATGTTGCCTTTAGGAATAGCCGATTAGGGTTTTTGAATCTGCATTTTGGAACTCAGTTTTCTGATTGTGTTTATACGATTATATAGTAGAAATGCAACAAAATTGTTTATCCGAGGGTAAAATAATTCCACTAATTACCCTTTTTTTAATCTCGTATTAGAATTAGAATGAGATTAGATGCTTATAATCTAAATCTAATGTATATAGTCAAATAATCAGTGTCTCTTACCTTTCACAAAATGTATTTATTGGTTGCATGACTTATTAATTCACTAAGTTATCTGAATCGTTACACACTCAAACATTTAATTACAACACTATTCAACATATTATAAGATTACGAACAGTATGCATAAAATTGATGTGATCTGGTGTCGTTTTTTGAAGGTAATCGAGATGCATCCAATGGGGTTTCTTCTGGTGTTTACAGTTCCTTCAGTGCTTGGTGCGATGAACTTGATGTGGTTTGGGAAGATCGTTAAAGGAATGATGAAGACGTTAGCAAAAAGGCAGTAAATTTCATTATAAAAGCGCGCGTCGTTTATGTGAATCTATCTCAAGTTTTTTGGTGTATAAAGTGGTAGGAGAAACGGAAACTAAGAAAAAATTATGTGCAAAATAGTCAAGTGTTGTAAATCATTGGTTAaatcgaatgatgatgatgatgatgatggtgatatggGTATATGTAGTAGCGGGGTTGGGATGCAATCGTAGTATGAATCATATTCTCTTTTTCGTTCGAGTTGGGAACACGAGCCCTTGTACAATATAGGTCTTGACTGCATCATGAGTATGCTATTTTGCAGGTGGTCCATATCttaatttgttataatataatTTCCATCTTTTGATATTTTGATATAACATACCTTTTATGTTAAGTTTTGAGTACATTTGATTTATATTTTTTGATTAACATACCTTGTGATGTGTAGTATGAATAGTTGGGATCATATGGATACTAGATTCAAGTTCATGCTAAAAGTTTGTAGCTCATTTCTAGCTCCATGTGTTTTTGAGATTGATTGACGGTTGGTGTGTTTATAAGAACACTTACTGTAGATACTTTGGTAGATATCTATGAGTGATTTCATTTATATTTCTGAGTTGTATGTGAAAAAGTTGATAAATGAGTAAATGAATAAGATTTTTTCGTGTGAACAAGAAAACTTGTTCTTGACGGGATGGTAGTAGTATGGTACTGACTTTCATACAGGTGTTGCATGCCTGTCGTCAGCTCATGTCGTGAGATGTTTGGTCAATCCTATAACGAGCGAAACCCTCGTTTTCTGTTGCTGAGACATGCGCCTAAGGAGAAAGTCTTTGCAACCGAAGTCAGCCGAGGAGCCGAGTGACGCGCCATCGCTACTAATTCAGGCTATTTAGGGAAGGAAGATACTTTTAACGCGGATGCGCACATGCCTATTTGAGGATTTTGTGAttgttttcaaccattttttcaacAACTTTTGAGGTTTTTCTAACCACTAGAAGATTTAGAAAAATAGAAACAAGAAAAGAAGGAAAAAAGTTGGACCGCCGAAGCTTGACTTGAGTGGTACGAGAAATTGAACTTAAATCACGAAATGTATAATAGAAAAGGTATGTTTAGTAACTTTAGCAATATTGGAGGGACAAATTCTGTAAAATAGCTGCTCCACATTTTTCTAACCTTATCTGCTGCTACTTCTTTCTGAGAGAGATCCCGGAAAATGGCTACCACCCTCACTTCCTCTTTTTTATCTCCTACACCTATCAAAAGCTCAGCCTCCACGTCACCACCACGTCAACTGCCACATCACCAAACCATCAACCAAACCATCTCATATTCTTCAacaaccaataacaacaacaatcactcATTCAAACTCAACCAACCACTCAACTTGACCAGAAGAGAAGCCATTGGGTTTGGCCTCTGTCTCAAGCTTTTCGACACCGTTGTATCGCCTAAACGGGCCCACGCAGAGACTGTTACACCATGTGAGTTCACAGTAGCTGATTCAGGTCTTGCATTTTGTGATAAACTTGTTGGAGTTGGTTCTCAGGCTCAGAAAGGTCAACTCATAAAGGTCAACACAACACAACACAACACAACACCACACCACACCACACCTTTCATTTTATCTATTTATTGTGTTTTgataaaacaagcaaaaatacAGCTTGAGCTGTTAACTGACATAAAATACTAATCAAATCAAACAGGCACATTATGTTGGTAAACTCGAAAATGGGAAGGTGTTCGATAGCAGCTACAATCGAGGAAAGCCTCTTACTTTTCGTATAGGCGTTGGTGAGGTAATCTGTTTATGACAATTAGTACAATTTTCGGATCAGCATTTTGAAATTAGTGAATACATATATTAAATGTAGGTGATTAAAGGATGGGATCAAGGTATCCTAGGTGGAGATGGAGTCCCTCCGATGCTTGCTGGTACGAAAATCACTTAAATTGTTCGAATTCACTGCATTTTATTGATTATTTGATTGATCGATTGGTGAATTAAGGAAGGAAATGTACGAAAATATTTACTACATTTTTATTGATTATTTGATTAAACTGATCGAATTTACTAGATTTTTATTGATTATTTGATTGATTGACAATTTCAGGAGGAAAACGAACGCTGAAGCTTCCACCACAACTTGGTTACGGCATGCGAGGAGCTGGTTGTAAAGGAGGTAAACAGATCTCAAAACTAAACCAACAACATGACAAATATAATAACAAAAATATGAACCTAACAATGTTACATTTTGTAGGTTCATGCGTCATTCCACCAGATTCGGTTCTATTATTCGATGTTGAATTCATCGGCAAGGCGTAAAGATCTACCATTACTGAACTAGGTTAAGCACACGTGGCGTGTTTATTCTTTCAAACTTGTACCTATACTAAACTTTATGCAACATTGAACAAGGCATAAATGTAGCTAATTTCGACGTTTTGTTCACTCGTGAGTGTGTCCATATGATGATCTCACGCAAGAATATGGTCTGTTCATACAATACGAAAAATTATCTAATAGTAAGGTTTCTACATAGACTTAAAAATTCCATATCTTGACTAACAAAACGCGTAGTATCACACGATAGCAAGCAGATTATACTGTTTAACCTGCCTAGCACGCTAAAAAAACCGGATAACAACATGATTTATAAACATTTTCAGTTGGAAATTGTTGTTCTAAATTACGTAAACGGGCTTCACAAAAGCCTGCTGAGTGACTTGATGACCGACTTCAAACTTTTCCTGGTAGCTTCATCACCCGTGAATCCAAGAATATCGGAACTTATACTCTGAATGTTACCAAAGAAATATAAGTTAGTCAATGTGGTAATTTCAACCCATTTATACATTTATCTAAAATGGGCCAAAACAAAGTTATAGTTAACAGGCAGCAAACTGAAAATCGCCAATGGGTTTTAGCATATTACCTCATAAACAAGGTCAaataaatttttgggtcatcacgaTACATTTCAGTCTGTACTATATAACCCAATCATCTGAACCCATATTGACACTTAACATGAAGTACCCATTTTGACACCTCTACGTATCAGATTGAACAAACGATCTTATAAACTTATATATGTAATTAATTAATGAAGTTACGAACCTCGATGTTTTTTAAAGTAAACACAAGGGTATATATCGATTTCTGAATCAACTCAGTGTTCTCTGGAGTCATTATAGACGCATGCGCCTTTCTGCAaaatcaaatatataaatatatgatagaTAAATGATAAAAATCCACAAGGTAAAATATGTACCGAAAAACCTGAAAAAAAAAAGGATATACATAAACCATTAGGGTACCTCAGATCTTCTGATGCTTGAGTCAAACTTTTGGTCAAACTTTCGACTTCCTGCAGCAAGCCACTATTACGAACTTCTGCCAGCATAGGTTGAATATCCTCAGCCATCGCCTGGATCTGAAAATTGATGCACTTGAATACATGAGAAAAGCCATTATAAAAGAAccaattcactaagctttatgtttTACTGATACATAACTAAAATTATGCATCAAACAGTGGTAAACTGCATTTTGAGAGTAATAATTGTGACTTAAACTATAATAAAAATAAGTTAATTAGTTGACCAATGTTAAAGACAGTAATGCAATTTCACATTAATCTCGCTAGGAAGTTTTCTTATATCTACTTCTTAGATGCTACTCCAAATGTGTTATTATGAACCTAAATAATCAGAAAATGATTATCATAATCAACTTTTACCAAATAACTTAACAAATAATCACTTTAGAACTTAAACGCAGATTCATTAAACTTTCTTACGGTCCTAGATGTCTACAGATAGTCAGATAACCCCATCTTGAGCTTAGGTTCATTAATAACGTAATTAACTAATAAAAATTACCATAATCAATTTTAAATTACACATCCAAACACAAACAGTTCACCATACGATAATAACGAAACTAAGGGCGCGAAAGCCAAAGATGGTCACGGGCTCTAATACAAGTTTAGGTAACCTGACAAAAAATGAGTAGACGTAAATCAACAATACATATAAAcctaatcattattaatataacaactaaccTACTAACTGGATGTTTGGATATGCATTTTGGAACTAATTACTAGCAGTAAACAAATTCCACTTATGGCAATTTGCATTTTTTTATAAACAACTAAATCAGTTTGAAAATAGAAGCAATTTAAAATCATCTAACTCTAACCCCCTTACGTTAATCTGATCTTTCGGAGGTTTATTCCCATTTTCTAAAAAAGGTTTATTTGTTCGCATAAAAAGTCTTCTTCAGTCAACATGTCACGCGAAACGTCTAATGTTCTTAGTATCACGCTTCAAAGTTCAAACAGCAGAACACAAAAGCACATTTATTACACCTTTATAGTTGATATTTATTATCGATATGCGTTCTCAAATGAGCAATCTAAACACCCTAAAAAACAAACAAGGTAACAACAAACCTTTAAAAGCAACGGTCTTGCATCCTCAATAACAGCAGACGCTCGTTCAGCCAATTCATAAGTGTTCGCAACACCAATTTGCTCAACCTCTCGTCCAATACGAGTAAAAATGCCAACTAAGGCATCCAAGCTCACACCTTGATATCCTTTCATCTTTTGTCTATCACAAACAATCAAACCTTCTTTAACACAATTCGGATCCAACGGCCCAAACGAAGGCGATGGAATTGGATCCCTAGGAGTAATATCAATCATGGTTTCCATCAATAACCCTGATTGATTCACCTCAATTAACGAATTCCTAGGTATAACAGTCTTATCATCCTCAACCTACATTACACAATATATTTATATTCAACAATCACATTATGACATAACCTAAAAACTAACAAACTGCACAATATCAAACAAACTAATTACCTCAACAACAGCTTCAATACTTCTCAAAGACGGATTAACACGAATCACATTACCAACTGTAACCCCACGGATTCGAACCTGTGTACCGGTCGAAATCCCACAAGCTTGAGTGAACTCAAATACAGCAAGATACTTTCTAAATCTTGATTTCAATTGAAAAGCTCTTAACCAAGCTAAACTAAGTGCAAACAAAACAGTCCCagaaactaaaaacaaaccaacccCACCTTCCCAAATGCTCCTACGACCGAACCCGAAATCGCTTAAAGGGCGTAAAGTTTGTTTCCATATGGTTCTTGGAACATCAAGCAGTGAGCTTTTTTTGGTGGGGtctaaagatgatgaagaagatgaagtgggttgttgACTATTTTGTGTATCTTGTGATGAGCATTTGATTAGAGTAAGTTTTTTAGGGGGAATTGGTGGGAATAAAGAAGTAGTATTTAGGGTAGTGATGATGAATCTTGATTTGGGGGAGAATGATTGGGGTGGGAGCATTGTAGTAGGTGAAATTGGGACGTCTAGTATTGGATAATTGTTGaacatttttttaattttaaattgaAATGATGAATTGATTGATTGATCGAATTAATGAAGGGGGAAATTAGGTTGAAGAGGAAAAGGGGGGTTGGAGATAGAAGAAGAATGGGGGAATCAGGGGAAAAGGGTGGAAGAATGACATTAACCCTGTCACACCACCAACAGCCCAACAAATAATGTACTGTATCATTATACCCTTCATGTTAATTGCAAATGATTTACTGAACTTTTTATAAAAATTTACCAAAACAATCAAGATTCACATCCCAATTTTAACCAATAGTTTTTTTTACAGTCAAAAGAAGTCCTTTTATTTGAATCATGAAGCATAATCATGGGTCAATCCGATTTTGGTAAGATGACCCATTATCATGAATGTTAAGTTGAGATAAAATTCGGGTTTTTGGAAGGTTGTAAGAGTTTTTGATCGTTACGTTACAATGTAGTTTtttattagttggaatatttgagtgTCAATTTTTTGAAAAAGTTTTGAGTAATATGATAAAATATGATTGGGAGTTGGGTGGGAAAAAAATACGAAGTAAATTAATTATATAAGTATTAGGTATCAAATTTTGATTGAGTGTCAAATCTAAAATTTACTAGTCACATTTTTGCCTGATGCCTTGCTTTAGTCAAATTTTGACGCCCATAAGGGTCGTCATTGTCTTCAAAAGTGTACCAAGCATGAGATAAAAAAAACTGACTATTGTAAGGGATCTAAGATGACTCACTAAGTTGAATGTGATATGAAGTAGCTGTAAGATTTTTTTTGAATATGATGATTGTGACGTGACAATGTTAAAAGATGAATGAGTGTATCGAAAACTATTGTGAAAAAGGATTATGTGAAAGTTTTGGGTGGTGTAGCGTTAAAAGCATTATCTAAATCTTATGTGCAAAACCAGATAAAGTAAACAACAAACAAGGAAAGAAATATTTTCACTAATTAGAATAATAAGTGTAGGTATTAACAATCACTAACTTCACTACCGCCTTCTTGTGACACGTCGTTTTAGTTCCCCTAGCTCCGAGTTAAATATTTCATAGTGCTCTCTCTCTTTTTTCTTACTAATACTAATGATGTTTAGTCGGGTTTAATTTTCCTCTCAACTCTAACATGCGTAACTCCTAGATATTATGAGCGGCCTACGTTAACTCAAGCAACACTCTCTCTAGATACAaaataaattattgatttttgcATCTTTTGTAATTAGAAGATTAGTTACTAATTAGTACATAAGAACACTTGTATTTAGGATGTCAAAATAAGCTAACATAGTACTCCACTATTTATTTTTTTATACTATTACAAGATGACTAAATGGTAAGTATAGTGATAAAAAATTTGATCAGTTAAATTAAACATGTTATGAAATCTTCATTTTTTTATTGTGAAAAAACGAAAACTATATTAAGGAGCTCTGTTATCAAAAAAGaaaataattaaacaaaatacaagtAATAAGTAGCATGACTCAAGACAAAAAAATCGAACTAAGCCAATACGGACAAACTAAAAACTTGAACCAAACCACTAACAATCAAAAGAGAAACGGACGACATCATGATACAATAAAGAAACAACTAAAAAAAGGATGAATTCAACAAAACAACAAATCAACAAATCAACCAACCTAACCATCTAAAGAAACAACTATGAAATCTTCATTAGCAAAATATACATTTGCATTTTAACTACTTCCATTCACCGTCCATATTATTCTTTCTAACACATAGATTTTAAAAAATGTGAAAAGATCTTTAGCACTAGACTAACTTTATTAGCACGATTTCGACACAATTTAATCTCGACATCGCGGTTGCTAAACCAGTTATTCAATTTTATAAAAAGCATAAAAGTACAGGGACCAATATTGCAACTAAATAATTTCTAAGGCGTAGAAACAGATATAAATACATCCAAACCCTAGCAACTCAACCCTTTACCTATTTCTTCTTAACAATCGCAGCATCTAGTTGCGGTAGAAGAATCACAAAAATGGCGAAATCAATGAGATGCAAGAGAGAAAAAAGATTGAGAGCAATAAAAAGAGATATGGTTGCACCTTTATATGATAAGAAAGATGAAGCTAAGTACGCTGCTCTTGAAGCTGCTCTTAATGCTCCGAAACTCCCGGTCCGTACCCGACCCGACGAATTAATCACTTCCATGGATGCTTCCACCTCCAATGCTGATATGGGTATTGATTATTGGTTATTAATTTATTGAAATTTTGTTACTTTCATATTTTACTGCTTCCAAAAGTTAATTCTATTGTATAGTTATTGAATCCTGGTTAGTTTGTTTTGCTTTTGAAGATATAAAGTATTCTGAGTTAGGGTTTATGTCTTTTGTTATGAATACATACAAACCTTGTTGGGATTAATTGCGCTAAATTGAGATTAATTGAATTTAACCATATAGATAAATACAAAATTGTTTGTATACATGAACTTAATTGTCTAACCAAAATTATAATTTAAATTGATCATAAATTGTTGACCACCTTTGATTTTGAAGGATTTAAAATTTGATTTTGACTAATTGATTAGAGTTATTTTTTAGAAAAGGAATAAATTGGGGGGTTTTTACAACCATGGATCCTTACGAATGTCTTTGATGGAAGATACTGATTTGAATATGTAAATGGACAATTTATTTGCGTTTTGTTATAGAAGGTGGGTCGTAACTCGTAAGTGCTAATTGTGATCAGAATGCTAGTTTTTGTGTTTGTTTTAGAGGAAAAACAAATTTCAATTGGTGGGGTCAGATGGTTTGTATAATTGATCTTTTTTAAGGAGGTGTTTTAACTTATGGCTATTATAATTAAACTTTGTACTTGGCGGAATTGAAAGTATGGAGGTTGTGtactttttttttttctcttcataTTTTGTATCTTTGTTGTTTATATTGTGTTCGTCTGCTAATTTTGTGTGATATTGGCAGATATGGAGATGGATGAAGGTAACAAAAAGTCGTTGAAGCCTATAGgaaggaagatgaagaagaaactgCAACTCAACAAAAAGAAGTATCGTGGTAAGGGAAGAATCAGAAAGAAGAATATTTAGTTTCCGTTTACCACCATGTACTCTGATGCTATTTACTTTGTCTGTTGCTATGGCAAACAATTCACGGTGCCAATTATGCTTCTTGTAGTTATCAGAATCATTAGTATGAGTACTCTTACGCCAAGTATGTTCCTTTTTTGATCTGAGTAGGGGAGTCAGTTAAATTTGTGATATGGATAGTGCAATGACTTCAATTGAGTTTTTGCGTTATGAAATATATATTTCGAGAATCCACAGTTCACTGTTTTTTGTAGTTTATATGTTTATCATAAATCATTATTTATCATCTTACATTGATTACTGTTGGAAGCTttcacgagcccaacacacccactatagaggatctagactatactagactcactacaccaacactttgacgttgattagcctttaattttataaatccttagtgtacaataatacttaggcgacagtgtcgaccatatatcgttcaggcggtataaccgaccatatatcacttaggcggcagagccgactatataataagaacaacacaagtgcactaaaaacttaaacacaaactaaggcttaaccgggaaacttaacaaagaacacttttattaatacaaaatacaattacaatattacttacttacaagcttttcttctctactcacactcttctcacttcttacttcttctctacttctcaactcactcttttcacgACTTATACACAAATGAAAtcttcacccctatttatactactccatgaaaGTTTCTAgagactagatatttccatggatatatatataacaacaacaacaacaaaacccaatcccacatgtgtagggtatgggggaggtgagacgtagacaatccttcctctaccctagaataaagagaagtcatttctcctccCGAGTGAAACACTCTAAGGCTAGAGAGAGTCCTCCCTCTCTatgttcgacggatagagagattgtttcCATAAGGTGATAAGGACCtccggaaaaaaaatatatatatatatatatatatatatatatatatatatatatatatatatatatatatatatatatatatatatcataaatgGAAAAAggaacgccatgaaaatggtagagtcaaattttcatgggttttaaatcatgcctggagtttaatttaggctctaagcggcagtcacgTCGCCAATAGATCAACGAGGATTGTGCAttcacttaaaaaaaaaaaaaaatctagatatttttatacacatataaatatctagatttttctttacattttaatatctagatatttttcatatacatattaatatctagatattttacccatatgcattactaattccatattattctaaatttgcattgtattttaacactccccctcaatgcaaattttcttccaacgatgtcttgcagaccattaca
This window of the Rutidosis leptorrhynchoides isolate AG116_Rl617_1_P2 chromosome 7, CSIRO_AGI_Rlap_v1, whole genome shotgun sequence genome carries:
- the LOC139857000 gene encoding peptidyl-prolyl cis-trans isomerase FKBP13, chloroplastic, which produces MATTLTSSFLSPTPIKSSASTSPPRQLPHHQTINQTISYSSTTNNNNNHSFKLNQPLNLTRREAIGFGLCLKLFDTVVSPKRAHAETVTPCEFTVADSGLAFCDKLVGVGSQAQKGQLIKAHYVGKLENGKVFDSSYNRGKPLTFRIGVGEVIKGWDQGILGGDGVPPMLAGGKRTLKLPPQLGYGMRGAGCKGGSCVIPPDSVLLFDVEFIGKA
- the LOC139856999 gene encoding protein TRIGALACTOSYLDIACYLGLYCEROL 2, chloroplastic, encoding MFNNYPILDVPISPTTMLPPQSFSPKSRFIITTLNTTSLFPPIPPKKLTLIKCSSQDTQNSQQPTSSSSSSLDPTKKSSLLDVPRTIWKQTLRPLSDFGFGRRSIWEGGVGLFLVSGTVLFALSLAWLRAFQLKSRFRKYLAVFEFTQACGISTGTQVRIRGVTVGNVIRVNPSLRSIEAVVEVEDDKTVIPRNSLIEVNQSGLLMETMIDITPRDPIPSPSFGPLDPNCVKEGLIVCDRQKMKGYQGVSLDALVGIFTRIGREVEQIGVANTYELAERASAVIEDARPLLLKIQAMAEDIQPMLAEVRNSGLLQEVESLTKSLTQASEDLRKAHASIMTPENTELIQKSIYTLVFTLKNIESISSDILGFTGDEATRKSLKSVIKSLSRLL
- the LOC139858496 gene encoding uncharacterized protein yields the protein MAKSMRCKREKRLRAIKRDMVAPLYDKKDEAKYAALEAALNAPKLPVRTRPDELITSMDASTSNADMDMEMDEGNKKSLKPIGRKMKKKLQLNKKKYRGKGRIRKKNI